In Variovorax paradoxus, a single genomic region encodes these proteins:
- a CDS encoding UBP-type zinc finger domain-containing protein, giving the protein MPIKPCDHVPADIAQPYTLRGCEDCLKTGDTWVHLRLCVHCGHVGCCDSSKNRHATKHSHAEDHPVIQSIEPGEDWMWCNVHQKQVG; this is encoded by the coding sequence GTGCCCATCAAACCCTGCGACCACGTGCCCGCCGACATCGCGCAACCGTACACCCTGCGCGGCTGCGAAGACTGCTTGAAAACAGGCGACACCTGGGTCCACCTTCGCCTGTGCGTGCACTGCGGCCACGTGGGGTGCTGCGACTCGTCGAAGAACCGGCATGCGACGAAGCATTCGCATGCGGAAGACCATCCGGTGATCCAGTCGATCGAGCCTGGGGAAGATTGGATGTGGTGCAACGTGCATCAGAAGCAGGTTGGCTGA
- a CDS encoding superinfection immunity protein, with translation MVFLRIALLVFWVYFSWTMGQIPSNEINTFGTVVSLSSLLAAALLYLLPTYEALRRKHASLIAVSLINVFLG, from the coding sequence ATGGTTTTTCTGCGCATCGCGCTATTGGTGTTCTGGGTGTACTTTTCGTGGACCATGGGGCAGATCCCGTCCAATGAGATCAACACATTCGGCACGGTCGTATCCCTTTCATCCCTGTTGGCAGCCGCACTGCTCTATCTGCTGCCTACCTATGAAGCATTGCGCCGCAAGCACGCCAGCCTTATTGCGGTTTCCTTGATCAATGTATTTTTAGGATGA
- a CDS encoding polysaccharide deacetylase family protein: MQINALKNFQVALAILLFCNSAIAFQWPENKKSAVSLTSDDGWNSQLLQAAILDSRGIKGTFYLAAVGTVTLHAKQWAKVHRRGHEVGNHSFSHWNNKILATKTKREVAIDIGSMEAWLLHNIYGKVPTDHTYAYPHGNGMMGSQETIGSRQAGACEYEMLLSTMVTGARTLGSGENEPETVAKRRFGISGIPVNGDDTTAFNIAKNAIDNGIAKGTWTVAVFHSLGDAGDGYSISRAAYTRIADYLVSREADLYIAPVVTVKNHILANTVPSGSACASL; this comes from the coding sequence ATGCAAATAAACGCTCTCAAGAATTTTCAAGTCGCACTGGCCATCCTGCTTTTTTGCAATTCAGCCATCGCGTTCCAATGGCCGGAAAACAAGAAGAGTGCTGTCAGCCTGACTTCCGATGACGGATGGAACTCACAGCTCCTCCAGGCGGCGATCCTTGATTCCCGAGGAATCAAAGGCACCTTCTACCTCGCTGCAGTAGGCACGGTCACACTGCATGCCAAGCAGTGGGCCAAGGTCCACCGGCGCGGGCATGAGGTAGGAAACCACTCCTTCTCGCATTGGAACAACAAAATCCTGGCGACCAAAACGAAGCGAGAAGTTGCGATCGACATTGGCAGCATGGAGGCGTGGCTGCTCCATAACATCTACGGCAAGGTGCCTACCGACCACACTTACGCCTACCCTCATGGCAACGGCATGATGGGCTCGCAGGAGACGATCGGAAGCAGGCAGGCCGGCGCATGCGAGTACGAGATGCTCTTGTCCACCATGGTCACGGGCGCGCGCACGCTCGGCTCCGGAGAGAACGAACCCGAAACAGTGGCCAAGCGGCGCTTCGGCATCAGCGGCATTCCCGTCAACGGGGACGATACGACCGCATTCAACATCGCCAAGAACGCCATCGACAATGGCATCGCCAAGGGCACTTGGACGGTTGCTGTCTTTCACTCTCTCGGTGACGCAGGCGACGGCTACTCGATCAGCCGCGCGGCGTACACGCGAATTGCGGACTATCTAGTCTCACGCGAAGCCGATCTCTACATAGCGCCGGTCGTCACAGTAAAAAATCACATATTGGCCAACACGGTGCCCTCCGGCTCAGCCTGCGCGTCGCTGTAA
- a CDS encoding phage protein NinX family protein: protein MKTSDLSGALLDSWVAKADGRASESDFAPSSNWAQGGPILEREGIHVAPMPAKGGTWCAISLGRLQDRSNGVRGPWVEGPSFLVAGMRAYVAAKFGSTVSA from the coding sequence ATGAAAACCTCCGACCTCTCGGGCGCATTGCTTGATTCTTGGGTAGCCAAAGCGGATGGGCGCGCGTCCGAATCGGATTTCGCTCCCTCCTCCAACTGGGCGCAAGGCGGCCCGATTTTGGAGCGGGAGGGCATCCATGTTGCGCCGATGCCTGCCAAAGGCGGCACTTGGTGCGCCATTTCCCTGGGACGCCTTCAGGACCGGTCAAACGGTGTCCGCGGCCCATGGGTAGAGGGGCCATCGTTCCTTGTCGCCGGCATGCGTGCCTACGTGGCAGCGAAATTCGGCTCCACCGTTAGCGCCTGA
- a CDS encoding phage protein NinX family protein, translating into MKTSELSGSRLDFWVAKADGRASEADFTPSSNWAHGGPIMEREGIHVAPMPAKGGTWCAISMGRLPVQSSGGRGTWVEGPSLLVAAMRAYVAAKFGPSVIA; encoded by the coding sequence ATGAAAACCTCCGAACTCTCAGGCTCACGGCTCGACTTTTGGGTAGCCAAAGCAGATGGCCGTGCATCCGAAGCGGATTTCACGCCCTCCTCCAACTGGGCGCATGGTGGTCCAATCATGGAGCGTGAAGGCATCCATGTTGCGCCGATGCCTGCCAAGGGCGGCACTTGGTGCGCGATATCTATGGGACGTTTGCCAGTCCAGTCAAGCGGAGGCCGCGGTACGTGGGTTGAGGGACCGTCACTCCTGGTCGCCGCCATGCGTGCATACGTGGCAGCGAAGTTCGGTCCCTCCGTTATCGCCTAA
- a CDS encoding IS3 family transposase (programmed frameshift), protein MKKSNKFSPEVRERAVRMVQEHRGEYPSLWAAIESIAPKIGCVPQTLNEWVKRDEVDNGVREGVTTSESQRMKELEREVKELRRANEILKLASAFFGPGGARPPAEVLRDFIDRHRATFGVEPICRVLQVAPSGYRRHAALLREPHKRCARALRDDVLIPAIQRVWQANMQVYGADKVWRQLAREGTTVARCTVERLMRRLGLRGVMRGKVVKTTISNSRAPCPLDRVNRQFRAQRPNQLWVSDFTYVSTWQGWLYVAFVIDVFARRIVGWRVSSSMRTDFVLDALEQALYDRQPERDGSLICHSDRGSQYVSIRYTERLGEAGIEPSVGSKGDSYDNALAETINGLYKAELIHRRAPWKTKESVEFATLEWVSWFNHHRLLEPIGYIPPAEAEANYYRQLASQSAKTAA, encoded by the exons ATGAAGAAGTCGAACAAGTTCTCACCCGAGGTGCGTGAGCGCGCAGTGAGGATGGTGCAGGAGCACCGTGGGGAATACCCGTCGCTGTGGGCGGCGATCGAGTCGATTGCACCGAAGATCGGCTGCGTGCCGCAGACGCTGAACGAATGGGTCAAGCGTGATGAGGTCGACAACGGCGTTCGAGAAGGCGTGACGACCAGCGAGTCCCAGCGGATGAAGGAGCTCGAACGCGAGGTCAAGGAACTGCGCCGAGCCAACGAGATCCTGAAGCTGGCGAGCGCGTTTTTCG GCCCAGGCGGAGCTCGACCGCCGGCTGAAGTCCTGAGGGATTTCATCGACAGGCATCGTGCCACCTTCGGGGTCGAGCCGATCTGCAGGGTCTTGCAGGTCGCCCCGTCGGGCTACCGGCGGCACGCGGCGCTGCTGCGCGAGCCGCATAAGCGCTGCGCCAGAGCACTCCGCGACGATGTCCTCATTCCGGCGATACAGCGCGTCTGGCAGGCCAACATGCAGGTCTATGGGGCCGACAAGGTCTGGAGGCAACTGGCGCGCGAGGGCACGACGGTGGCCCGCTGCACGGTCGAGCGGCTGATGCGGCGCCTGGGGCTGAGAGGTGTGATGCGCGGCAAGGTGGTGAAGACCACTATCAGCAACTCCAGAGCACCATGCCCGCTGGATCGGGTCAACCGGCAGTTCCGAGCGCAGCGCCCGAACCAGCTGTGGGTCTCGGATTTCACGTACGTGTCGACATGGCAGGGCTGGCTGTACGTCGCCTTCGTGATCGATGTGTTCGCCCGACGCATCGTGGGCTGGCGGGTCAGCAGCTCGATGCGCACGGACTTCGTGCTCGATGCTTTGGAGCAAGCGCTGTACGACCGTCAACCCGAACGCGACGGCAGCTTGATTTGTCACTCCGATCGTGGCTCGCAATACGTCAGCATCCGGTACACGGAACGACTGGGCGAGGCTGGCATTGAGCCATCAGTGGGCAGCAAAGGCGACTCATATGACAACGCCCTGGCCGAGACGATCAACGGCCTCTACAAGGCCGAGCTGATCCATCGCCGGGCGCCGTGGAAGACCAAGGAGTCGGTGGAGTTCGCGACGCTCGAATGGGTGTCCTGGTTCAACCACCATCGCCTGCTCGAACCCATCGGCTACATCCCGCCTGCAGAAGCTGAGGCAAACTATTACCGGCAACTCGCCAGTCAGTCCGCCAAGACGGCGGCATGA
- a CDS encoding glutathione binding-like protein: protein MSAQPIEVYSWPTPNGHKIHIMLEECGLPYHAHPVNIGKGDQFAPDFLQISPNNKIPAITDPDGPDGKPISLFESGAILVYLAGKTGKLLPASDRERYDVLQWLMFQMGGVGPMLGQAHHFRMYAPEKIAYAIDRYTNEAKRIYGVIDKQLSKNKFIAGKSYSIADIAIFPWLRSWENQGITLTDFPHLKAWFDGIAARPAVQRGVKVLADLRQPITGDKEREILFGKTQYEKR, encoded by the coding sequence ATGTCCGCACAGCCCATCGAGGTCTATTCCTGGCCCACGCCGAACGGCCACAAGATTCACATCATGCTCGAGGAATGCGGCCTGCCGTACCACGCGCACCCCGTGAACATCGGCAAGGGCGACCAGTTCGCGCCCGACTTCCTGCAGATCAGCCCCAACAACAAGATCCCCGCCATCACCGACCCGGATGGGCCGGACGGCAAGCCGATCTCGCTCTTCGAATCGGGCGCGATCCTGGTCTACCTGGCGGGCAAGACGGGCAAGCTGCTGCCGGCAAGCGACCGCGAGCGCTACGACGTGCTTCAGTGGCTCATGTTCCAGATGGGCGGCGTTGGCCCGATGCTCGGCCAGGCCCATCACTTCCGCATGTATGCGCCCGAGAAGATTGCCTACGCCATCGACCGCTACACGAACGAGGCCAAGCGCATCTATGGCGTGATCGACAAGCAACTGTCGAAGAACAAGTTCATTGCCGGCAAGAGCTATTCGATTGCCGACATCGCCATCTTCCCGTGGCTGCGCAGCTGGGAAAACCAGGGCATCACGCTCACCGACTTCCCGCACCTGAAGGCCTGGTTCGACGGCATCGCGGCGCGCCCGGCCGTGCAGCGCGGCGTGAAAGTGCTGGCCGATCTGCGCCAGCCGATCACCGGCGACAAGGAGCGCGAAATTCTGTTCGGCAAGACGCAGTACGAGAAACGCTGA
- a CDS encoding cupin domain-containing protein, protein MNETVTDMADLPMQHPSAPASAAQARARFFNSGNAFNVKLPEVPARLFSPPGEGQFGVFDCDQSEALGSGFAATTPLMLARYVRIAPGDLLLPLDVRATGAVWYVISGSGRLDGAFDGFEFGAGDVFLLPGASGYRLAAGAEGALLWTVGNEPQLAFERAEPAPVIDASIDVVHYPAAEIERQFARIFSTGTRDETSGRALIFSSDRQAAARNLTPTLTLSFNTLSPRTWQRSHRHNSAAVTLVVQGEGCHSVVGDAHCPWAPWATLVTPPGAPHSHHNPGAHGARFLIVQDGGLHYHARTMGFAFLEAAG, encoded by the coding sequence ATGAACGAAACCGTCACCGACATGGCGGATCTGCCGATGCAGCATCCGAGCGCACCGGCCAGCGCTGCGCAGGCGCGTGCGCGTTTCTTCAACTCGGGCAATGCCTTCAACGTGAAGCTGCCCGAGGTGCCGGCGCGGCTCTTTTCGCCGCCGGGGGAGGGGCAGTTCGGCGTGTTCGATTGCGACCAGTCCGAGGCGCTGGGCAGTGGCTTCGCGGCCACCACGCCGCTGATGCTGGCCCGCTACGTGCGCATCGCGCCCGGCGACTTGCTGCTGCCGCTGGATGTGCGCGCGACCGGCGCGGTCTGGTATGTGATCTCCGGCAGCGGGCGGCTCGACGGCGCCTTCGACGGCTTCGAGTTCGGCGCGGGCGATGTCTTCCTGCTGCCCGGTGCGAGCGGCTACCGTCTTGCGGCCGGTGCCGAGGGCGCGCTGCTGTGGACCGTCGGGAACGAGCCGCAACTGGCGTTCGAGCGTGCCGAGCCTGCGCCGGTGATCGATGCGTCGATCGACGTGGTGCACTATCCGGCCGCAGAGATCGAGCGGCAGTTTGCGCGGATCTTTTCGACGGGGACGCGCGACGAGACCTCGGGCAGGGCGCTGATCTTTTCGTCCGACCGGCAGGCCGCCGCGCGCAACCTCACGCCGACATTGACGCTGAGCTTCAACACGCTGTCGCCCCGCACCTGGCAGCGCTCGCACCGCCATAACTCCGCTGCGGTGACGCTGGTGGTGCAGGGCGAGGGCTGCCATTCGGTCGTCGGCGATGCGCATTGCCCGTGGGCGCCGTGGGCAACCCTCGTGACGCCACCGGGTGCCCCGCATTCGCATCACAACCCGGGTGCGCATGGCGCGCGCTTCCTGATCGTGCAGGACGGCGGACTGCACTATCACGCGAGGACCATGGGCTTCGCTTTTCTCGAGGCAGCCGGGTAA
- a CDS encoding Zn-dependent hydrolase: MNADAATITHTQQGAWRIDAARLWDRLMTLARIGATPGGGVDRQALSAEEIASWRTMIDWALQAGLEPSTDAAGNLFIALPGTGRVAPPVLAGSHLDSQPGGGRFDGVYGVVAALEVLTTLAERGVRPPVDIVCVAWMNEEGSRFAPGMMGSEAFAGVRSLEAVRAVRDAKGVSVADALDALHAAFAELPRRTLGFPLKAYVEAHIEQGPVLEAQEHVIGVVTGIQGKKTFDIVIEGERGHAGTLAMVYRRDALEAFTRIAGALYAEIGGYDEAVKFTIGRLQVEPNAPSVVPERVTLRIDLRHPDNAVLAYLGERIGMLCDTFAAPCEAKVTPLVDAPSNDFDPALQQAIADAAESIGQLHMPILSAAGHDARHMAPLCPSAMIFIPCRDGVSHAEHEWAEPEHVAAGANVLLRVLLPYAGVGEGATP; encoded by the coding sequence ATGAACGCCGACGCAGCCACGATCACCCATACACAGCAGGGCGCCTGGCGCATCGACGCCGCGCGGCTCTGGGACCGCCTCATGACGCTCGCGCGCATCGGCGCCACGCCGGGCGGCGGCGTCGACCGGCAGGCGCTGAGCGCGGAAGAAATAGCGTCCTGGCGCACCATGATCGACTGGGCCTTGCAGGCCGGCCTGGAGCCCTCGACCGATGCGGCGGGCAACCTATTCATCGCGCTGCCAGGCACCGGCCGCGTGGCGCCGCCGGTGCTCGCCGGCAGCCATCTCGACAGCCAGCCCGGCGGCGGGCGCTTCGACGGCGTATACGGCGTTGTGGCCGCGCTGGAAGTGCTGACCACGCTGGCGGAGCGCGGCGTGCGGCCGCCGGTGGACATCGTCTGCGTTGCGTGGATGAACGAGGAAGGCTCGCGCTTCGCGCCCGGCATGATGGGCTCCGAAGCCTTCGCCGGCGTGCGCAGCCTCGAGGCCGTGCGCGCGGTGCGCGATGCCAAGGGCGTGTCGGTGGCCGATGCGCTCGATGCGTTGCATGCGGCTTTTGCCGAACTGCCGCGGCGAACGCTGGGCTTTCCATTGAAGGCCTATGTGGAAGCGCATATCGAGCAGGGACCGGTGCTGGAAGCGCAAGAGCATGTGATCGGCGTCGTCACCGGCATCCAGGGCAAGAAGACATTCGACATCGTGATCGAGGGCGAGCGCGGCCACGCGGGCACGCTGGCGATGGTCTACCGGCGCGATGCGCTCGAAGCCTTCACGCGCATCGCGGGTGCGCTGTACGCGGAAATCGGCGGTTACGACGAAGCGGTGAAGTTCACCATCGGCCGTTTGCAGGTCGAGCCGAACGCGCCTTCGGTCGTGCCCGAGCGGGTGACGCTGCGCATCGACCTGCGGCACCCCGACAACGCGGTGCTCGCGTACCTGGGCGAGCGCATCGGCATGCTGTGCGACACCTTCGCGGCACCTTGCGAGGCGAAGGTCACGCCACTGGTCGATGCGCCTTCCAACGACTTCGATCCGGCGCTGCAGCAGGCGATTGCCGATGCGGCCGAGAGCATCGGGCAGCTGCACATGCCGATTCTTTCAGCGGCCGGGCACGACGCGCGGCACATGGCGCCGCTGTGTCCGAGCGCGATGATCTTCATTCCCTGCCGCGACGGCGTGAGCCATGCCGAGCACGAATGGGCCGAGCCAGAGCATGTGGCCGCTGGCGCAAATGTGCTGCTGCGCGTGTTGCTGCCGTACGCGGGTGTCGGGGAGGGTGCGACCCCATGA
- a CDS encoding alpha/beta fold hydrolase encodes MSFATTPDGVRLYYETAGSGTPIVFVHEFGGDHRSWEPQMRFFARRHQCVTFGARGYPPSDVPADMERYSQATAADDILAVMDALGLRRAHIVGLSMGGFATLHFGLRHAARAASLVIAGAGYGAEKEHEEYFRGVSLEVARQFEAQGSEKFARTYSLGASRVQFQNKDPRGWQEFATWLGQHDSVGAANTMRGVQARRPSIYDLESELREMPVPSLVVVGDEDDHCLQPGIFLKKTVPACGLAVMPKTGHTLNLEEPAAFNALLAEFFAQVEAGQWKPRDPRALPSQIMKTD; translated from the coding sequence ATGAGCTTCGCCACCACGCCCGACGGCGTTCGCCTGTACTACGAGACCGCCGGAAGCGGCACGCCCATCGTGTTCGTGCACGAGTTCGGCGGCGACCACCGCAGCTGGGAGCCGCAGATGCGCTTCTTCGCGCGACGCCACCAGTGCGTGACCTTCGGCGCGCGCGGCTATCCGCCGTCGGACGTGCCGGCCGACATGGAACGCTATTCGCAAGCCACGGCCGCCGACGACATCCTGGCCGTGATGGACGCGCTGGGACTGCGGCGCGCGCACATCGTGGGCCTGTCGATGGGCGGCTTCGCGACGCTTCACTTCGGCCTGCGCCACGCGGCGCGCGCTGCCTCGCTGGTGATTGCCGGCGCGGGCTACGGCGCCGAGAAGGAGCACGAAGAGTATTTCCGCGGCGTTTCGCTCGAGGTGGCCAGGCAGTTCGAGGCGCAGGGCTCCGAGAAATTCGCGCGCACCTATTCGCTGGGCGCGAGCCGCGTGCAGTTCCAGAACAAGGACCCGCGCGGCTGGCAGGAATTCGCGACCTGGCTGGGCCAGCACGATTCGGTGGGCGCGGCCAACACCATGCGCGGCGTGCAGGCGCGCCGCCCGTCGATCTACGACCTGGAGAGCGAACTGCGCGAGATGCCCGTGCCGTCGCTGGTGGTGGTCGGCGACGAAGATGACCACTGCCTACAGCCCGGCATCTTCCTCAAGAAGACCGTGCCGGCCTGCGGCCTCGCGGTGATGCCAAAGACCGGGCACACGCTCAATCTCGAGGAGCCCGCCGCCTTCAACGCCTTGCTGGCCGAGTTCTTCGCGCAGGTCGAAGCGGGCCAGTGGAAGCCGCGCGATCCGCGCGCGCTGCCCAGCCAGATCATGAAGACGGACTGA
- a CDS encoding pyridoxal phosphate-dependent aminotransferase encodes MNAALNPTVAVPAVTSDAETRNRYFDRLFTNPELMWLGQNTNHFPLHPAVRKALHDAIDDESFHAYAPPLGMETLRTAIVDDLGVPGQSAVVTDGAVAALALACRAFCEEGKGFVTTDPGWKWPLQFAAKAGCAITEIPIYGPEYGFKLSAEALAASTDADTAVIYLVDPNNPLGTTYTEEEIRAFADRAREIGAILIHDCTYRDFADTHTLASRFYPEGTVTIVSFSKWLGLAGLRLGALVASPQLLARILPHSQAPLGASVLAQRAAIAGLGVKAEWMAEVIAQQRENQRMIIDAFNALPGFLVPVFPSQANFIVVECTGAGVTPEALVTALGERDIMVRQGTYHTPRFGHRFIKISTTVPKAWAQALCDALPQAVERARTLPATAALF; translated from the coding sequence ATGAACGCGGCATTGAACCCCACCGTGGCGGTGCCGGCCGTGACGAGCGACGCGGAAACCCGCAACCGCTACTTCGACCGCCTCTTCACCAACCCCGAGCTGATGTGGCTGGGCCAGAACACCAACCACTTTCCGCTGCATCCGGCGGTGCGCAAGGCGCTGCACGATGCCATCGACGACGAGAGCTTTCACGCCTATGCGCCGCCGCTGGGCATGGAGACGCTGCGCACGGCCATCGTGGACGACCTGGGCGTGCCCGGCCAGTCGGCCGTGGTGACGGACGGCGCGGTCGCGGCACTCGCGCTGGCATGCCGTGCCTTCTGCGAAGAGGGCAAGGGCTTCGTGACCACCGACCCGGGGTGGAAGTGGCCGCTGCAGTTCGCGGCCAAGGCCGGCTGTGCGATCACCGAGATCCCGATCTACGGGCCCGAGTACGGCTTCAAGCTGTCGGCCGAGGCCCTGGCCGCTTCGACCGACGCGGACACCGCGGTCATCTACCTGGTGGACCCCAACAACCCGCTGGGCACTACTTACACCGAGGAAGAGATCCGCGCCTTCGCGGATCGCGCGCGGGAGATCGGCGCCATCCTCATTCACGACTGCACCTACCGCGACTTTGCCGATACCCACACGCTGGCTTCGCGCTTCTATCCGGAAGGCACGGTGACCATCGTGAGCTTCTCGAAGTGGCTGGGCCTCGCGGGGCTGCGGCTGGGCGCGCTGGTGGCGTCGCCGCAGCTGCTGGCGCGCATACTGCCGCACTCGCAGGCGCCGCTGGGTGCCAGCGTGCTGGCGCAGCGCGCCGCCATCGCGGGCCTCGGCGTCAAGGCCGAATGGATGGCCGAGGTGATCGCGCAGCAGCGCGAGAACCAGCGGATGATCATCGACGCCTTCAATGCACTGCCGGGCTTCCTGGTGCCGGTGTTTCCGTCGCAGGCCAACTTCATCGTGGTCGAGTGCACCGGCGCGGGCGTGACGCCCGAGGCACTGGTCACGGCGCTGGGCGAGCGCGACATCATGGTGCGGCAGGGCACGTATCACACGCCGCGCTTCGGCCATCGCTTCATCAAGATCTCGACCACCGTGCCCAAGGCATGGGCGCAGGCGCTGTGCGATGCGCTGCCGCAAGCGGTCGAGCGAGCACGCACGCTGCCGGCCACGGCAGCGCTGTTCTGA